A genomic window from Engraulis encrasicolus isolate BLACKSEA-1 chromosome 14, IST_EnEncr_1.0, whole genome shotgun sequence includes:
- the LOC134462116 gene encoding fibronectin type III domain-containing protein 11-like: protein MSMSGTEATTAPCQSTRTSPGTSSDSLEPHRAEPEVGHAERVQACMEVGFLLQRALSSDLAPSAMHSNRVRLETLRRCSYYLEVIRMDLPLGEHNYMTNSTVLHLIDPWKLQRMKKLANSQVKIQLCLLEELHEQLLKEQQGLDTALECCDLPMLMVEGESIRQRLTAALQTKADFDAMVLPGRLHSKHQLISDMGRAKVPQVRLALVLKMPVHFDKAHSFATANAATLYWHVAGSEAGPDPLEQFELRYKLLQPTCAAEGSEVGVLTCAACSAQVEGLRPDRCYEFSIKRVDSCCLVYGAWIDCIILRTVSASCAGSNGYDKRRRMFQW from the exons ATGTCGATGTCAGGAACAGAAGCCACCACCGCACCTTGCCAGTCCACAAGGACCAGCCCTGGGACCAGCTCCGACTCGCTGGAGCCCCACAGAGCCGAGCCCGAGGTGGGCCATGCGGAGCGCGTGCAGGCCTGCATGGAGGTGGGCTTCTTGCTGCAGCGAGCCCTGAGCTCTGACCTGGCGCCCTCCGCCATGCACAGCAACCGCGTGCGCCTGGAGACCCTGCGGCGCTGCTCTTACTACCTGGAGGTGATCCGCATGGACCTGCCCCTGGGGGAGCACAACTACATGACCAACTCCACCGTCCTGCACCTCATCGACCCCTGGAAGCTGCAGCGCATGAAGAAGCTGGCCAACAGCCAG GTGAAGATCCAGCTGTGCCTGCTGGAGGAGCTGCATGAGCAGCTGTTGAAGGAGCAGCAGGGCCTGGACACGGCGCTGGAGTGCTGCGACCTGCCCATGCTCATGGTGGAGGGCGAGTCCATACGCCAGCGCCTCACCGCCGCGCTGCAGACCAAGGCCGACTTCGACGCCATGGTGCTGCCGGGCAGGCTTCACTCCAAGCATCAACTTATCTCCGACATGGGCCGAGCCAAG GTGCCACAGGTGCGCCTGGCGCTGGTGCTGAAGATGCCGGTGCACTTCGACAAGGCGCACTCCTTCGCCACGGCCAACGCGGCCACGCTCTACTGGCATGTGGCGGGCAGCGAGGCGGGCCCCGACCCCCTGGAGCAGTTCGAGTTGCGCTACAAGCTGCTGCAGCCCACCTGCGCGGCCGAGGGCTCCGAGGTGGGCGTGCTCACCTGCGCCGCCTGCAGCGCCCAGGTGGAGGGCCTGAGGCCCGACCGCTGCTACGAGTTCAGCATCAAGAGGGTGGACTCCTGCTGCCTGGTCTATGGGGCCTGGATCGACTGCATCATCCTCCGCACCGTCTCCGCCTCCTGTGCCGGCAGCAACGGGTACGACAAGCGGAGGAGGATGTTCCAATGGTGA
- the LOC134462115 gene encoding rac GTPase-activating protein 1-like isoform X1 produces MEAVPNLLNLLENMRAYADVLLNEDVEPKFLQMALCFERCRGQWLRVEEELGGCQERLTKAETERGALEVKLKHARNQVDVEVRRRQKAEAECEKMDRQIQLIRDLLVCDGSTSLQLNEEQRSALAFLNARTRNPNLNTSRKLTTIDESTSILSCPPSDISYDKTDDSLDWDSSGLHTIRLRKRQKRRSSRLHVDGPSDGPKRSRSNGRRSEKVNDSIVAKTTVTVPADGGPIQAVSTIQSVPYRSHGNRKAAQWDTDTDTQSECMTDGPSAPPSVVSIPSTPKVSKPLKAHSFASKTVIKPETCTPCGKRIKFGKLSLKCQSCRVVAHVECRDQCPLPCQPANSATPTKTTEQGSLSDYVSSPGPMIPLLVIQCVNEIEERGLHETGLYRISGSERVVRDLKERFVRGNGAVPPLGRVEDIHAVTGFLKDFFRNLKEPLVTYRLNRAFMQAAEIGDEDNSIAAMYQTISELPQANRDTLAFLTMHLQRVAQSPDTKMDATNLARVFGPTIVGHAVPDPDHMTLLTDTQRQPRVVERLLSLPGGYWRQYLVEQDNMPQTPTNDGSHTPVSMLGPVTTPEHQQQHQLTKTPSSSSLSQRVKSTLSTPIFGSRSKATVGFSRPGNFFSSPMLK; encoded by the exons ATGGAGGCGGTGCCGAACCTGCTCAACTTGTTGGAAAACATGCGTGCGTACGCCGATGTGCTACTCAACGAGGATGTGGAGCCCA AGTTTCTGCAGATGGCGTTGTGTTTCGAGCGCTGCCGAGGCCAGTGGCTGCGCGTGGAGGAGGAGCTGGGCGGCTGCCAGGAGCGGCTGACCAAGGCGGAGACGGAGCGCGGCGCCCTGGAGGTGAAGCTGAAGCACGCACGCAACCAGGTGGACGTGGAGGTCCGCCGCAGGCAGAAGGCCGAGGCAGAGTGCGAGAAAATG GATCGTCAGATCCAGCTGATCCGGGACCTGCTGGTGTGTGATGGTTCCACCAGCCTGCAGCTGAACGAGGAGCAGCGCTCCGCTCTGGCCTTCCTCAACGCCCGCACGCGCAACCCCAACCTCAACACCAGTCGCAA GCTGACTACCATTGATGAGTCGACCTccatcctctcctgccctccgTCAGATATCAGCTATGACAAGACTGATGACTCTCTG GACTGGGACTCATCTGGGCTCCACACCATCAGGCTGaggaagagacagaaaaga cGCTCCTCACGCCTGCATGTTGATGGCCCTTCAGATGGTCCCAAGAGGTCCCGCTCCAATGGTCGCAGATCTgaaaag GTGAATGACTCCATTGTGGCCAAGACTACGGTAACCGTGCCTGCTGACGGAGGCCCAATCCAGGCCGTCTCCACCATCCAGTCTGTACCCTACAGGAGCCATGGCAACAGGAAGG CTGCCCAGTGGGATACAGACACCGATACCCAGTCTGAGTGTATGACCGATGGCCCCAGCGCTCCCCCCAGTGTGGTCAGCATCCCCAGCACCCCCAAAGTCAGCAAGCCCCTCAAGGCACACTCCTTCGCCTCCAAAACG GTAATCAAGCCTGAAACCTGCACGCCATGTGGAAAGCGCATCAAGTTTGGCAAGCTGTCTTTGAAGTGCCAGTCCTGCCGCGTGGTGGCTCATGTGGAGTGCCGCGACCAGTGCCCCTTGCCATGCCAGCCCGCCAACTCTGCCACCCCAACCAAAACCACAGAG CAGGGCTCTCTGAGTGACTATGTTTCCTCTCCTGGACCCATGATCCCTCTACTGGTCATCCAGTGTGTGAATGAGATTGAGGAGAGGGGACTACATGAG ACCGGTCTGTACCGCATCTCCGGCTCCGAGCGCGTGGTGCGCGACCTGAAGGAGCGGTTTGTGCGGGGTAACGGCGCCGTGCCCCCTCTGGGCCGCGTGGAGGACATTCACGCCGTCACCGGGTTTCTGAAGGACTTCTTCAGGAACCTGAAAGAGCCACTTGTCACCTACCGACTCAACCGAGCCTTCATGCAGGCCGCAG AAATTGGTGATGAGGACAACAGCATTGCAGCGATGTACCAGACCATCAGCGAGCTCCCCCAGGCTAACAGAGACACCCTGGCCTTCCTCACTATGCACCTGCAGAG AGTGGCCCAGAGTCCAGACACCAAGATGGATGCCACTAACTTGGCCCGAGTGTTCGGCCCCACCATCGTCGGCCATGCGGTGCCAGACCCCGACCACATGACCCTCCTGACGGACACCCAGCGCCAGCCCCGG GTGGTGGAGAGGCTCCTGAGTCTGCCGGGAGGCTACTGGCGCCAGTACCTGGTGGAACAGGACAACATGCCCCAGACTCCCACCAATGATGGCTCCCACactccag tGAGCATGCTGGGACCGGTCACCACTCcagagcaccagcagcagcaccagctgaCCAAGACCCCCTCCTCCAGCTCGCTCTCCCAACGCGTCAAGTCCACCCTCTCCACTCCCAT TTTTGGGAGCAGGAGTAAGGCGACAGTGGGCTTCAGCCGCCCGGGTAACTTCTTCTCCTCGCCCATGCTGAAGTGA
- the si:dkey-78k11.9 gene encoding P2Y purinoceptor 1 yields MSSRHEGNTTKNNSFCERIDLDFTHVFLPTVYVLVCVIGFFANVFGLKSMCRRWRTLGDIKYFILNLGIADLLYVSTLPFLISYYAADSTWQFGTVFCKVTRFCFNLNLYGSIGFLTCICVYRYIGIVYPMKIKTIVNTRLSVTISAIVWTLVVMQILPDMFFEKSPPNSSLACFDSTGNNFIKDYLPYSIGWTVAGFLIPLLVIIVCYGHVAYVLMTKANINTLLKQRSLKLILFLTVLFSVCFLPYHILRNLNLSTRILKMEGTCHPIFDDIYIAYQVSRGLACLNSAINPIIYLVGNDEFLMRLHSLSKRTRRSLAQITGVVAYRKSPQYMDSTIHTEAELKILQQ; encoded by the coding sequence ATGAGCTCTAGACACGAAGGCAACACAACTAAGAACAACTCTTTTTGTGAGCGGATAGATTTGGACTTTACGCACGTTTTCTTACCCACAGTTTATGTGCTGGTGTGCGTAATTGGATTTTTCGCAAACGTCTTTGGACTGAAATCGATGTGCAGACGCTGGAGGACACTTGGAGACATTAAGTATTTCATTCTGAATCTGGGAATCGCGGATCTATTATATGTTTCTACACTGCCGTTCCTGATTAGTTATTATGCAGCCGACAGCACCTGGCAGTTTGGAACTGTGTTTTGCAAAGTCACACGATTTTGCTTCAATCTCAACCTTTACGGCAGTATTGGTTTTTTgacctgtatatgtgtgtacaggTATATTGGAATCGTGTACCCAATGAAAATCAAAACAATTGTGAATACGCGACTTTCTGTGACCATAAGTGCAATTGTTTGGACCTTGGTTGTCATGCAAATTCTACCTGATATGTTCTTTGAGAAATCGCCGCCAAACTCCTCACTGGCCTGCTTTGATAGCACTGGCAACAACTTCATCAAGGACTACCTGCCTTACAGCATTGGGTGGACTGTGGCTGGATTTCTCATTCCTCTGCTTGTCATTATTGTTTGCTACGGGCACGTGGCATATGTGCTCATGACGAAGGCGAATATCAACACCCTTTTGAAGCAGAGGAGTCTTAAGTTGATTCTCTTTTTAACGGTGCTTTTTTCGGTCTGTTTTCTCCCTTACCACATTTTAAGGAATCTTAATTTGTCAACGAGGATATTGAAAATGGAGGGAACTTGTCACCCAATTTTTGATGACATTTATATAGCCTATCAAGTGAGCCGAGGACTTGCCTGTTTGAACAGTGCCATCAATCCAATCATATACTTGGTGGGCAACGACGAATTTCTGATGCGTCTCCACAGTCTCAGCAAACGAACTCGACGGTCCTTGGCACAGATCACTGGGGTTGTCGCGTACCGCAAATCACCACAATACATGGACTCCACTATACATACGGAGGCTGAGCTGAAAATCTTACAACAGTGA
- the LOC134462115 gene encoding rac GTPase-activating protein 1-like isoform X2, translated as MEAVPNLLNLLENMRAYADVLLNEDVEPKFLQMALCFERCRGQWLRVEEELGGCQERLTKAETERGALEVKLKHARNQVDVEVRRRQKAEAECEKMDRQIQLIRDLLVCDGSTSLQLNEEQRSALAFLNARTRNPNLNTSRKLTTIDESTSILSCPPSDISYDKTDDSLDWDSSGLHTIRLRKRQKRRSSRLHVDGPSDGPKRSRSNGRRSEKVNDSIVAKTTVTVPADGGPIQAVSTIQSVPYRSHGNRKAAQWDTDTDTQSECMTDGPSAPPSVVSIPSTPKVSKPLKAHSFASKTVIKPETCTPCGKRIKFGKLSLKCQSCRVVAHVECRDQCPLPCQPANSATPTKTTEGSLSDYVSSPGPMIPLLVIQCVNEIEERGLHETGLYRISGSERVVRDLKERFVRGNGAVPPLGRVEDIHAVTGFLKDFFRNLKEPLVTYRLNRAFMQAAEIGDEDNSIAAMYQTISELPQANRDTLAFLTMHLQRVAQSPDTKMDATNLARVFGPTIVGHAVPDPDHMTLLTDTQRQPRVVERLLSLPGGYWRQYLVEQDNMPQTPTNDGSHTPVSMLGPVTTPEHQQQHQLTKTPSSSSLSQRVKSTLSTPIFGSRSKATVGFSRPGNFFSSPMLK; from the exons ATGGAGGCGGTGCCGAACCTGCTCAACTTGTTGGAAAACATGCGTGCGTACGCCGATGTGCTACTCAACGAGGATGTGGAGCCCA AGTTTCTGCAGATGGCGTTGTGTTTCGAGCGCTGCCGAGGCCAGTGGCTGCGCGTGGAGGAGGAGCTGGGCGGCTGCCAGGAGCGGCTGACCAAGGCGGAGACGGAGCGCGGCGCCCTGGAGGTGAAGCTGAAGCACGCACGCAACCAGGTGGACGTGGAGGTCCGCCGCAGGCAGAAGGCCGAGGCAGAGTGCGAGAAAATG GATCGTCAGATCCAGCTGATCCGGGACCTGCTGGTGTGTGATGGTTCCACCAGCCTGCAGCTGAACGAGGAGCAGCGCTCCGCTCTGGCCTTCCTCAACGCCCGCACGCGCAACCCCAACCTCAACACCAGTCGCAA GCTGACTACCATTGATGAGTCGACCTccatcctctcctgccctccgTCAGATATCAGCTATGACAAGACTGATGACTCTCTG GACTGGGACTCATCTGGGCTCCACACCATCAGGCTGaggaagagacagaaaaga cGCTCCTCACGCCTGCATGTTGATGGCCCTTCAGATGGTCCCAAGAGGTCCCGCTCCAATGGTCGCAGATCTgaaaag GTGAATGACTCCATTGTGGCCAAGACTACGGTAACCGTGCCTGCTGACGGAGGCCCAATCCAGGCCGTCTCCACCATCCAGTCTGTACCCTACAGGAGCCATGGCAACAGGAAGG CTGCCCAGTGGGATACAGACACCGATACCCAGTCTGAGTGTATGACCGATGGCCCCAGCGCTCCCCCCAGTGTGGTCAGCATCCCCAGCACCCCCAAAGTCAGCAAGCCCCTCAAGGCACACTCCTTCGCCTCCAAAACG GTAATCAAGCCTGAAACCTGCACGCCATGTGGAAAGCGCATCAAGTTTGGCAAGCTGTCTTTGAAGTGCCAGTCCTGCCGCGTGGTGGCTCATGTGGAGTGCCGCGACCAGTGCCCCTTGCCATGCCAGCCCGCCAACTCTGCCACCCCAACCAAAACCACAGAG GGCTCTCTGAGTGACTATGTTTCCTCTCCTGGACCCATGATCCCTCTACTGGTCATCCAGTGTGTGAATGAGATTGAGGAGAGGGGACTACATGAG ACCGGTCTGTACCGCATCTCCGGCTCCGAGCGCGTGGTGCGCGACCTGAAGGAGCGGTTTGTGCGGGGTAACGGCGCCGTGCCCCCTCTGGGCCGCGTGGAGGACATTCACGCCGTCACCGGGTTTCTGAAGGACTTCTTCAGGAACCTGAAAGAGCCACTTGTCACCTACCGACTCAACCGAGCCTTCATGCAGGCCGCAG AAATTGGTGATGAGGACAACAGCATTGCAGCGATGTACCAGACCATCAGCGAGCTCCCCCAGGCTAACAGAGACACCCTGGCCTTCCTCACTATGCACCTGCAGAG AGTGGCCCAGAGTCCAGACACCAAGATGGATGCCACTAACTTGGCCCGAGTGTTCGGCCCCACCATCGTCGGCCATGCGGTGCCAGACCCCGACCACATGACCCTCCTGACGGACACCCAGCGCCAGCCCCGG GTGGTGGAGAGGCTCCTGAGTCTGCCGGGAGGCTACTGGCGCCAGTACCTGGTGGAACAGGACAACATGCCCCAGACTCCCACCAATGATGGCTCCCACactccag tGAGCATGCTGGGACCGGTCACCACTCcagagcaccagcagcagcaccagctgaCCAAGACCCCCTCCTCCAGCTCGCTCTCCCAACGCGTCAAGTCCACCCTCTCCACTCCCAT TTTTGGGAGCAGGAGTAAGGCGACAGTGGGCTTCAGCCGCCCGGGTAACTTCTTCTCCTCGCCCATGCTGAAGTGA